The window AATTTGCTTGCAATATATAAACAATTAGTACGTATTGGACGGGGTCTAAATAGCAATGCTACTAGAATGAATTTATATATACAATACGTTCTTATTCAGAGCGAAGCTTCATTTTGAAATTAAAATGTGAAGTTTCTTATTTGACTCATTTTTCGGTCATATTTTTACATTTTCACCGTTCAGTTTGTAGAACTTAATACATAGATCACTCATGCCAAATTTCATTAAATTTGATGATTGTTAAGATACCGAATTAAATTAAATCAATGAATGGTCCATAAATCTGTTTACTCAGAACTGTTTGTGTAAATAACGATTATGAAAACTCAAATGATCATCAAATTCAATGAAACTTGGCATAAGTGATCTATGTATTAGGTTCTACAAACTGAACGGTGAAGATGTGAAAATATGACTGAAAAGTGAGTCAAATAAGGAACTTCACACTTTAATTTCAAAGTGAAGCTTCGCTCTAGATATAAACTGTATATATATATACACACACCAATGTAAATGTGAAGAAGTGCTTTGGAACATGATGCAGGACTAGTTTTGCTTTTGCTACCGTTATTTAATTTCGACCTTTTGAAAAGATAATTAACTATGATTTATAAGTTGATGGAAACTCAGTTGGGAGTTGAAACATTATTGGACTCTCTTTATCTAATGATTACGAAGCCTAATCTCACTTTTCATCACCCTAATAACATTGCACATAATTTGCCGGAGTCTTAATGAGAGAAAACGAAATTCACAAATTTTCAGGACATTTGCACATAGACATATCTAACATTATTTTGTTCATAGACATCTAACAATATTATCTTGAGGACAACAAGTTGCATAGACACAGTTGAATATTACATGTATGTTATCACATATACTAATGCATGCAATATTCAACTGTGTTTATACAACTTATTGTGCTCAAGATAATATGTGATAACATGCGTGCAATATTCAACTGTGTCTATACAACTTGTTGTGTTCAAGATAATATTATTAGATGTCTATGAGCAAAATAATGTTAGATGTTGGACCGTTGGAAACACAATTTGATCACACAAATGGCTCCTCTAAAGTCAAATAGTAGTGTCTTATAAAAAAAAGTCAAATATATAGTAGTGTCGTATCCAAAAAAAAAGTCAAATAGTACATGTAGTGTAGTATGTCCTCACACACTAATACAGTAACTAGGGAAATAATTCACGCTAAGAACATCCAATTAAAAACTTGTAATTAGCATCTACATGCTCAAATCTAACTAACATAATAAAATAGGTGGAGGCCAGTAATGACTAATGAGATAAAACTTGATTGACGCCATAACTTATTGCATACGCTATATATAACTTGACGCTATAACTTTCCAAAGTTGATTATTCGCTTAAGATCGTGAGCTAAACCAAATGCATACCAAACACCACAATACAAGACAATATAAACTAAAATATAAACTAAGGTTTTCTATTTTTTCTGAAATGACATTCATGGGTACTCTTTTGTGAGTTTGGACTAGGGTATATGATATATATAGGGTATAAGGTTAGGGTATAGTTTTAGAGTTTAGGGTTTATGACTTAAAAAATCAACAATAAACCCAAAATGGTCTTTGATAAAATAGCTAAAATAGTTTTTCATAATGAAAAACTATATGTCAAAATTTAAATAGAATGGAAGACCACGCCAGACTGTCATATGGTCTTACGGTATCACTGAAAAAATTATCATGTGCTCCAAAGAAGCGTTAATAAGCCGCAAACAACGCCTAGCACAAGATGATCATAATAAATCTAGATTTAACAACATAACATATTGTATTCGATCATGAAATGAAGGTTAAAGAACGTTGAATAACCTAAAGGTAGTGTTAGAGGGCCTTAATAAGGCCTAAGATTTATAACATTAATCATATGTGGCATGTCATGTCACATAGACATATCATCAATTTAATAAATCTTGTCATTTCATTCTTAGGTAAAAATACAATCTTAACCTTAATAATTAATGAATGCTACATACTAATATGGAATATATATATATATATATATATATATATATATATATATATATATATATATATATCTTACTCTTTTAATATGGATGAGTATATACCAAATTTAGTTAATTTATTGATAATAATGACCAAGTTAATAATCATACCAAATTAAGCTTTTATACCATAAATCAATTTCATAAATTTCTTAAAATTTCCTTCTATCTTTGTGAATCGAAATTTAGTTCCATTTTAATATTTTATTTTTTCAGTTTAAAATTATGATATCTATATATAAGCCATATTTTGTATCGAATTTTTAAAATAAAATAAAAAATAGAAAAATTTCTATAGAATTTATTTTGGACGATTACGTATATATATACACTTTATTTTGAACGAATTATATATATATATATGTAAAAAAAATTCCCAGATGAATTTGTTTTTTCTTGGACAAATTATATGTGTGTGTGTATATTTCATTAGAATTCCTGTTTTTGAACAAGTATATTCTCATAAATATATGTATTTTCATGTTATATGTTACGTTCAATCTAAGCATGATAGTGATGAAAAGAAAACAAGAAAGAAAATGCTAGAAATATATATTTTTTAATTATAAAAGAAAGACAAATCAATTTTTTTCTTTTAATAAAAAGACAAAATAATCTAGAACCATTAGATTTGGAAGGATACAATTGTATTTTTGCTTAAGAATGACATGACATAATCTTTTTAATTGGTGATATGTCTAGGTGACATATATAGCATGCCACCTAAGATTAAGGCCATAAATCTTAAGTTTTATTAAGGCTAATTTTTTTTTCCTAACCTGAATTATACACACCACAAAATCTTAATAGCTTGTAATAAAGACTCGTGTAAAGGTGCTTAATTAAACTATTTTTTTTTTCCTATCGATTGATCAAGCTTGACTAATTGTGTAAATGTGAAATGTTAAAATTTCAACGTGAATAGCAAAGGATTCTAAAAGAAATAAAATGGAACGAAAAATGGAATATGTAATAAGAAGGGTTAAGAACTTAAGATTCGTGAATGATATGTGCTTAATTATCACACAGTCATGTTGAACAAATCAGCCATTCTTGATTTATATTTTCTTTTTCTTTTTTTTTGGGTCAATATTAAAAAAAAAAAACTATATTTGTATTTTTTTCTTGCTGGGTTCCTTTCGTATAGTTCAGGTGAAAACGTCATGGCTGATTTGTTAATTACTCGTTTGAACTTAAGTTTCGTAAGCACCAAACTATCAAATTGTGAAATACACGCTTACGTCCCTACCATACCAATATATGCAATTGAAAAAATGGAGCCAGAAATATTGGAATATTAGTCATGAGACTCAACCTAATTTCCAACAGAGATTAGGTCAGCCAGGTGAAAAACCATGAGTTACTATTTACTTGTCTTAAGTATACCTTCTCTTGCAAGTTAGGTTAAATACAAGAAACCAAAAACCTCTTATTTTAAAACGAATTATTTGTCCTCTCAGTTTTTACTGCATGTGACTCTAACCAAATACTATAAGCATGAAATTGTCGTATCAAATCAATGAATGAAACGCGTCAGAGTCAAATACATGATTTCATTTTACATGACTCCCCAAGTCATACCAGTTTTAAAGTCAGACTCCAACATGTTGGTCTTTCACAGCCTACGTCGTCGTTCCTCTATCTCCCTCTCTATATATACCCCCTCCTCCCACATCCCAAATCCAAATGCAAATCCCACTACTCCCTAAATCCCAAAATCCCAAACCACAAAACAAACACCATCTCAGACCTGAGAAACTGAGAAGTGAATCACATACGGTATCACCTAGAGCTTGAAAAATGCCTGCAAAAGGAATGAGAAGCCTTTTCTTTCACGGAAAAGCACCATCCTTTTCATTTTCATCTCACTCTTCCCCATCAAGAAGCTCCATTTCATTTCCAACCCCACAGCGCAACAGCAGCGCTGCTTCTAACATTTCGGAGACGATGGTGGAGGAGATCTTGGAAAACGCAGCCGTTATGATCATGAAATGGAACCCGGAATCTTCTGCATTCGGGAAACTCACCTCCTTATTCTACGAGAGCAAACCGGAAGCTCGACAATTCATCAAGTGCGTGAACGACCTTCAGAGAGTCATGCATGTCTTGGTCTCAGAGGATCCCACCTCCGAGAAGCTCGTTCATTCCCATAACCTCATGCAGATTGCCATGAAGCGTTTACAGAAGGAGTTTTACCAGATTCTGTCCATGAACCGAGCTCACTTGGATCCCGAATCAGTTTCGTCCCGGTCCAGGTCTTCCCGCTCAGCTTCCAGCACGTCGGATGACGACATCGATGACGGAGAGGACGCCGATTTGGCCGGATATTCCATCTCCGAAGTGGAACATGTTTCTTCCATCGCCATGGCTGACCTCAAATCCATAGCGGAATGCATGATCTCCTCCGGTTACGCAAAGGAGTGCGTTCACATCTACAATATGATCAGAAAATCAATCATTGACGAAGCCATGTACAAGCTTGGAGTCGAGAGAATTTCCTCTTCTCAGATCAACAAGATGGATAGGGAAATTGTGGAGCTCAAAATCAAGAATTGGCTGAATGCAGTGAAGGTGTCTATGACAATACTCTTCAACGGAGAGCGGATCCTCTGCGACCACGTTTTCGCAATCTCAAAATCCGTAAGAGAGTCTTGCTTCGCTCACATAGCAAGAGAAGCCGCCACTCTTCTCTTCGGTTTTCCTCAAGTACTCCTCACCAAGACCAAGAAGAGCTATCCAGAAGAAACCATCTTCCGTCTTCTCGACATGTACACCGCAATCTCCGAACACTGGCCGGGGATAGAATCCATCTTCGGTTTTGAGTCAACCGCCACAGTTCGGTCTGAAGCGATCAACTCGCTCGTCCGACTCAGCGAGTCAGTTCGCTCAATGCTTTCCGAATTTGAGATCTCTATTCAGAAAGACTCATCAAAATCCGCGGTCGCCGGCGGCGGAGTCCATCCTCTGACTCTCCGTGTGATGAGTTACCTTTCTCTCCTCACCGATTACAGCAACGTCCTGGCTGACATTTTCATTGACTGGACACCACCGGCGAAGCTGCCCCAGCCGGAGTCTGAAGACACGTCGGTGTCGACGGCTATATCTCTCCGTATGGTCTGGCTCATACTAGTCCTTGTTTGCAAGCTCGATGAAAAAGCCAAACAGTACAAGGAAGTGTCCCTATCTTACCTCTTCCTCGCAAACAATCTCCAACACGTAATCTCTGCAGTTCGGACTTCAAATCTGCAGTACCTTCTCAGCGGGGAGTGGACGTCAAAGCACGAAGCGAAGGTTAGACAGTTTGCTGCGAACTACGAGAGGTTAGCTTGGGGGGTCGTGCTCTCATCGTTGCCTGAAAATATATCAGCAGAGATGTCTTGGCAGGAAGCGAGGTTATTTTTCCGCAACTTCAATTTCAGTCTCGAGGAAACGTATCAGAAACAGAAGTTGAACGCGGTACCTGATGCGAAACTCCGAGACGACATCAAGGCGTCTGTAACGAAGAAGCTTGTCTCGGTTTACAAGGAGTTTTACGATATGCATAAGGTTTCGGTTGGTGGTGTGAGAAATGCGGCGATGTATGTCAGATTTACTCCGGAAGATGTTGCACATTATTTATCGAACTTGTATTAAGGGAATGATGGATCTTCATCATGTTTTTTTTTTTTTCGGCGAAGTTTTGTATCTAATCGCCGGTGCAGATGTATAGGGAAAACCTGAAAATGGATGAAACTAGTAAAGTGAGTCATCATTCATTGTGATTGTTAATATTGTATGAGAACTTATTACTTTGTTCTTAATGATCGTCAATCTTTTTTTATGAGCGCGCAATTGAATTTCTCAACACTGAATGCCCAACTTGACATTGCATTAATGAGCATAGATCATTTAGACAATACTCTAGGTTGCGCGCGCGTACCATTTGGGGCATTAAGAATAGTTGAAACAACACATGATCTTCATGTCGATGTGATGATGAGCTTAATTGTATATGCTCCATCAAGAACACACATAATCAGGGGCAGAACCAAGATTATGCAAAGGCCTAACCTCAAGGATCGACAAGAATGAAACCTACATTATTATGAAAATGGTGTATGTATTACGTAGATACTCAAGTTTAATCTCTAATTACTTTCCAATCGTTATTTTTAAGAGATGGATCGGATAGACACATATACCCAATCTAAACNNNNNNNNNNNNNNNNNNNNAAGCAATGCAGCGAATACCTCTATGGAGGCCAATATGTGCATGTTTTAAATTTTAGTTAACACAAGTTTTCAGTCCTTTAACTTTATGATTATCTGAAAACATGAAAAAACTTTGCTATGTGCAACATGCTAATCCATATCACCAGATAAACAAAGACCAAAGAATTTTCTATATGTTTTCATCTTAATCTAAGTTA of the Fragaria vesca subsp. vesca linkage group LG6, FraVesHawaii_1.0, whole genome shotgun sequence genome contains:
- the LOC101312264 gene encoding uncharacterized protein LOC101312264, with amino-acid sequence MPAKGMRSLFFHGKAPSFSFSSHSSPSRSSISFPTPQRNSSAASNISETMVEEILENAAVMIMKWNPESSAFGKLTSLFYESKPEARQFIKCVNDLQRVMHVLVSEDPTSEKLVHSHNLMQIAMKRLQKEFYQILSMNRAHLDPESVSSRSRSSRSASSTSDDDIDDGEDADLAGYSISEVEHVSSIAMADLKSIAECMISSGYAKECVHIYNMIRKSIIDEAMYKLGVERISSSQINKMDREIVELKIKNWLNAVKVSMTILFNGERILCDHVFAISKSVRESCFAHIAREAATLLFGFPQVLLTKTKKSYPEETIFRLLDMYTAISEHWPGIESIFGFESTATVRSEAINSLVRLSESVRSMLSEFEISIQKDSSKSAVAGGGVHPLTLRVMSYLSLLTDYSNVLADIFIDWTPPAKLPQPESEDTSVSTAISLRMVWLILVLVCKLDEKAKQYKEVSLSYLFLANNLQHVISAVRTSNLQYLLSGEWTSKHEAKVRQFAANYERLAWGVVLSSLPENISAEMSWQEARLFFRNFNFSLEETYQKQKLNAVPDAKLRDDIKASVTKKLVSVYKEFYDMHKVSVGGVRNAAMYVRFTPEDVAHYLSNLY